The Methanothrix sp. genome has a segment encoding these proteins:
- a CDS encoding ArsR family transcriptional regulator: MTGKRTRIINDPSDLVPLLQAFGSAVHKKVFDELSREWHTERELVDLFGDEAGVHRSIALLRKSGLIETKWRVPEPGASPEKEYHSTYSRIQANFGATMEDLSELISLTFMSDEELREATEDLQKMVNKGNRSLSNLSRELGLSQVFIRGVAKRAEGLAVRGQRIEPYEEDF, from the coding sequence GTGACTGGAAAAAGAACACGGATCATCAATGATCCATCAGATCTGGTTCCATTATTGCAGGCCTTCGGCTCAGCCGTCCACAAAAAGGTGTTCGATGAACTGAGCCGGGAATGGCACACTGAGCGGGAGCTGGTTGACCTTTTTGGCGATGAGGCAGGTGTTCACAGAAGCATAGCTCTCCTGCGCAAGAGCGGCCTGATAGAGACGAAATGGAGGGTGCCGGAGCCCGGCGCCAGCCCGGAGAAGGAGTATCATTCCACCTACTCCCGCATCCAGGCCAACTTCGGGGCGACCATGGAGGATCTGAGCGAGCTGATCAGTCTCACCTTCATGTCCGATGAGGAGCTCCGGGAGGCAACTGAGGATCTGCAGAAGATGGTCAACAAAGGCAATCGATCGCTTTCCAACCTCTCCCGGGAGCTGGGACTCAGTCAGGTCTTCATTCGTGGCGTGGCCAAGAGGGCAGAAGGCCTGGCGGTGCGAGGGCAGAGGATAGAGCCCTATGAAGAGGATTTCTGA
- a CDS encoding DUF63 family protein: MYRYYIHPIIYDTSYNPVDTITWGLLLGLAVLGLVRLFRRYNLVMDERLVLSTLPYILAGSSLRVVEDARLIEPPWSYLLITPIIFFLVFLVTAGSLVITRRLLGEQFHHCYAAIGFVWTLLNLILLSGVGLENGWVIGAVFLLGSALAGGLLLCRRALPALSFLDDGFNRTIIYAHMLDASSTYLGVDWFGYYEKHVVPTFLIDLTGTAAVMFPLKLLVLLPALALIDKTIEDRSLRNLTKLALITLGLAPAVRNTLRLALGV, translated from the coding sequence ATATACAGATACTACATCCACCCCATAATCTATGACACCAGCTACAACCCGGTGGACACGATCACCTGGGGGCTGCTGCTGGGACTGGCCGTACTTGGACTGGTGAGGCTCTTTCGCCGCTATAACCTGGTGATGGACGAGCGGCTGGTCTTATCCACCCTGCCCTACATCCTGGCGGGATCGAGCTTGAGGGTGGTCGAGGATGCAAGGCTGATCGAGCCGCCCTGGAGCTATCTCTTGATCACCCCCATCATCTTCTTCCTGGTCTTCTTGGTCACAGCCGGATCCTTGGTCATCACCAGAAGGCTTCTGGGGGAACAGTTCCACCACTGCTACGCCGCCATAGGATTTGTCTGGACTCTGCTCAATCTCATATTGCTCAGTGGGGTGGGCCTGGAGAACGGCTGGGTCATCGGGGCGGTATTCCTCCTGGGCTCCGCCCTGGCTGGAGGATTGCTCCTCTGCCGCCGGGCTCTGCCCGCTCTCTCCTTCCTGGACGATGGATTCAACCGGACGATCATCTACGCCCATATGCTTGATGCCAGCTCAACCTATTTGGGAGTAGACTGGTTTGGCTACTATGAAAAGCACGTCGTCCCCACATTCCTCATCGACCTTACTGGAACGGCGGCAGTGATGTTCCCCCTGAAGCTGCTGGTGCTCCTGCCCGCCCTTGCCCTGATCGACAAGACCATTGAGGACCGATCCTTGAGAAACCTCACCAAGCTGGCCTTGATCACCCTGGGCCTGGCCCCGGCGGTGCGAAACACCCTGCGGCTGGCACTGGGAGTGTGA
- a CDS encoding MarR family transcriptional regulator — protein sequence MVNVLQSKRESSRFQILVEIAAHQPNLRQKEVADKLGVTPQAISEYIKELVADGLVTTDGRMRYSITKEGVEWLLENAAELKRYARVVMEEIISHVSVWTAIAESELAEGERVSLEMRNGLLYANRREDIEASGTVIASVCAGEDVGVSDLKGMISLEEGRVTLCKVPRVQMGGSRGIDLAILKRLLSEERMVGCLGVEALVALRKAGREPDVLFGAKEFAVEAAYHGISSLVVSVDEQIPSLLTRLESEGLKYELVDLTLD from the coding sequence ATGGTCAATGTTCTGCAGAGTAAGAGGGAAAGCTCCCGTTTTCAGATTTTAGTAGAGATCGCCGCCCATCAGCCCAACCTCCGCCAAAAGGAGGTGGCAGACAAGCTGGGTGTCACCCCTCAGGCGATCTCAGAGTACATCAAGGAGCTGGTGGCAGACGGCCTGGTCACCACCGACGGCCGGATGCGTTACAGCATCACCAAAGAGGGGGTGGAGTGGCTGCTGGAGAATGCTGCCGAGCTGAAGCGATATGCTCGAGTGGTGATGGAGGAGATAATCAGCCATGTATCCGTCTGGACAGCGATAGCCGAATCCGAGCTGGCCGAGGGAGAGAGGGTCTCTTTAGAGATGAGAAATGGTCTATTGTATGCCAACAGGAGAGAGGATATCGAGGCCAGCGGGACGGTCATCGCCAGCGTCTGCGCAGGAGAGGATGTGGGCGTATCAGACCTGAAGGGAATGATAAGCCTGGAGGAGGGGAGGGTGACCCTGTGCAAGGTCCCTCGAGTGCAGATGGGGGGATCGAGAGGCATTGACCTGGCGATCTTAAAGAGACTGCTCTCGGAGGAGAGGATGGTGGGATGCCTGGGGGTTGAGGCCCTGGTGGCTTTGAGAAAAGCCGGACGGGAGCCGGATGTTCTCTTTGGAGCCAAGGAGTTCGCAGTGGAGGCGGCATATCATGGCATCAGCTCTCTGGTGGTGAGCGTGGACGAGCAGATTCCCAGCCTTCTCACCCGTCTGGAGTCCGAGGGTCTGAAGTACGAGCTGGTAGACCTCACCCTTGATTGA
- the psmB gene encoding archaeal proteasome endopeptidase complex subunit beta, protein MVEVFKGTTTVGVLCDGGVVLASESRATMGSFIASSQAKKIYQIDDLVAMTTAGGVGDAQSLVRMVQVEARLYKMQRGEGMTVKAVSTMLANILSSRRYYPFMVQLIMGGVDRYGPRIYSLDALGGQIEERRIVATGSGSPVAYGVLEAMYKPEISVEEGTILAARAIRNALKRDSASGDKIELVRITDKYEEVGEPEYTEIMNII, encoded by the coding sequence ATGGTCGAGGTGTTCAAAGGTACAACTACGGTAGGTGTACTCTGTGATGGAGGTGTGGTCCTTGCATCGGAGAGCCGTGCTACCATGGGCAGCTTCATAGCCAGCAGCCAGGCCAAGAAGATATATCAGATCGACGACCTGGTAGCTATGACCACTGCGGGAGGTGTAGGTGATGCCCAGTCTCTGGTCCGGATGGTTCAGGTGGAGGCCAGGCTCTATAAGATGCAGAGGGGCGAGGGGATGACGGTCAAGGCCGTCTCCACCATGCTTGCCAATATACTCTCATCCAGGCGATACTATCCCTTCATGGTTCAGTTGATCATGGGCGGCGTGGATAGATATGGCCCCAGGATCTATTCTCTTGATGCCCTGGGAGGCCAGATAGAGGAACGGAGGATCGTCGCTACAGGCTCCGGCTCTCCAGTCGCCTATGGAGTATTGGAGGCCATGTACAAACCTGAAATCAGCGTCGAGGAGGGCACAATCCTCGCGGCCAGGGCAATTCGCAATGCTCTGAAGCGGGATTCAGCCTCCGGCGATAAGATCGAGCTCGTTAGGATTACAGATAAATATGAGGAGGTAGGCGAGCCGGAGTACACGGAGATAATGAATATCATTTAA
- a CDS encoding beta-CASP ribonuclease aCPSF1, which translates to MSVEEVLFELKRKVQSKLPPEINVTGLEFEGPELVIYTDDPRKLADDGEIIRNLAKELRKRVVVRPDLKVLADPEAAIIKIQEVVPKEAVLTNYYFDGETGEVQIEAEKPGLVIGRHGATLREITKLIGWTPKVVRTPPVRSATIANIKDYLRSVQSERKSILRTVGRKIHRDIASKDQWVRITTLGGCREVGRSCMLLSTPESRIIIDCGINVGSDDSATPYLYVPEVYPLNQIDAVVLTHAHLDHAGLVPMLYKYGYEGPIYCTPPTRDLFVLLQLDYIEIAGREGNRLPYDSGMIREALKHTITLNYGDVTDIAPDTKLTMHNAGHILGSSIAHFHIGDGLYNVAFTGDFKFERTRLFDPAVCNFPRLETLVTEATYGGANSLQPSRKEAEVNLIKVVRETINRRGKVIIPAFSVGRSQEVMVVLEEAIRKKVIDEVPVCLDGMIYEATAIHTTYPEYLNSDLRDLIFHKGINPFLAECFVQVESPKQRTEIVEGPPCVILATSGMLNGGPVIEYLKRLGPDEKNTLVIVGYQAEGTLGRRIQKGWKEVPLSVDGKTQTVKINLEVTTVDGFSGHSDRQQLMEYIRRIYPKPGRVLTNHGEEGNCLDLASSIYKRFRIPTMAPMNLETIRLI; encoded by the coding sequence TTGTCGGTGGAAGAAGTACTTTTTGAGCTCAAACGCAAGGTGCAGAGCAAGCTGCCCCCGGAGATAAACGTCACGGGGCTGGAGTTCGAGGGCCCGGAGCTGGTCATATACACCGATGATCCCAGGAAGCTGGCAGATGATGGCGAGATCATAAGAAATCTCGCCAAAGAGCTTCGCAAGAGAGTGGTGGTCCGGCCTGACCTGAAGGTATTGGCAGACCCTGAAGCAGCAATAATCAAGATTCAGGAGGTGGTGCCCAAAGAGGCTGTCCTCACCAACTACTACTTCGATGGCGAGACCGGAGAGGTGCAGATCGAGGCGGAGAAGCCTGGGCTGGTGATCGGCCGCCATGGCGCCACCCTGCGAGAGATAACAAAGCTCATCGGCTGGACGCCAAAGGTGGTCAGAACCCCGCCGGTGAGATCTGCGACCATAGCCAATATCAAGGATTACCTGCGCAGCGTACAGAGCGAGAGAAAGAGCATCCTGCGCACTGTGGGCAGGAAGATCCATCGGGATATCGCCTCCAAGGATCAGTGGGTTAGAATAACCACCCTGGGCGGCTGTCGCGAGGTGGGAAGGAGCTGTATGCTTCTCTCCACACCAGAGTCCAGGATCATCATCGACTGCGGAATAAATGTGGGATCGGATGATTCAGCCACCCCTTACCTCTATGTGCCCGAGGTCTATCCCTTAAACCAGATCGATGCCGTAGTCCTGACCCATGCTCATCTGGACCATGCCGGCCTTGTTCCAATGCTCTATAAGTACGGCTATGAGGGCCCCATCTACTGCACCCCTCCCACCCGGGATCTTTTCGTTCTATTGCAACTGGATTATATCGAGATCGCCGGTCGAGAAGGGAACCGTCTTCCCTACGACTCAGGGATGATTCGCGAGGCGCTGAAGCATACCATCACCCTCAATTATGGTGATGTTACCGACATTGCTCCCGATACCAAGCTGACCATGCACAACGCCGGGCATATCCTGGGCTCATCCATAGCTCATTTCCATATCGGTGACGGCCTGTACAATGTGGCCTTCACTGGAGACTTTAAGTTCGAGAGGACCAGGCTCTTCGATCCGGCGGTATGCAACTTCCCCCGCCTGGAGACCCTGGTGACCGAGGCCACCTACGGGGGGGCGAACAGCCTTCAGCCCTCTCGCAAGGAGGCGGAGGTAAATCTGATCAAGGTGGTGCGGGAGACCATCAACCGGAGGGGCAAGGTCATCATCCCCGCCTTCTCTGTGGGCCGCAGCCAGGAGGTTATGGTCGTCTTGGAGGAGGCCATCAGAAAGAAGGTGATCGATGAGGTGCCGGTCTGCCTGGATGGCATGATCTATGAGGCCACTGCCATTCATACCACCTATCCTGAGTATCTCAATAGCGATCTGCGGGATCTGATATTCCATAAGGGCATCAATCCATTCCTGGCGGAGTGCTTTGTGCAGGTGGAGTCTCCCAAGCAGAGGACGGAGATAGTAGAGGGGCCGCCCTGTGTGATCCTGGCCACCAGCGGCATGCTCAATGGTGGGCCGGTGATCGAGTATCTCAAGCGCCTGGGCCCGGATGAGAAGAATACCCTGGTCATCGTCGGCTATCAGGCGGAGGGGACCTTGGGCAGGCGGATCCAGAAGGGCTGGAAGGAGGTTCCGCTATCTGTGGATGGAAAGACCCAAACGGTTAAGATCAACCTGGAGGTGACCACAGTCGATGGCTTCTCCGGCCACTCCGATCGCCAGCAACTGATGGAGTACATACGGCGCATCTATCCCAAGCCGGGCCGGGTCCTGACCAACCACGGCGAAGAGGGCAACTGCCTGGATCTGGCCAGCTCCATCTATAAGAGATTCCGCATTCCCACCATGGCTCCCATGAACCTGGAGACGATCAGGCTGATCTGA